One part of the Anguilla anguilla isolate fAngAng1 chromosome 11, fAngAng1.pri, whole genome shotgun sequence genome encodes these proteins:
- the tardbpl gene encoding TAR DNA binding protein, like isoform X2: protein MAELYIRVAEDENEEPMEIPSEDDGTVLLSTVAAQFPGACGLRYRSPVSQCMRGVRLVEGILHAPENDWGNLVYVVNYPKDNKRKMDEVDAASAVKIKRGVQKTSDLIVLGLPWKTSEQDLKDYFSTFGEVIMVQVKRDVKTGNSKGFGFVRFTDYETQVKVMSQRHMIDGRWCDCKLPNSKQGPDEPMRSRKVFVGRCTEDMSAEELRQFFMQYGEVTDVFIPKPFRAFAFVTFADDQVAQSLCGEDLIIKGVSVHISNAEPKHNNIHHLFSNFPGRSPSLAAMFEQAQFQFPSPHV, encoded by the exons ATGGCAGAATTATACATTCGTGTCGCGGAAGATGAAAATGAGGAGCCAATGGAGATCCCATCTGAGGACGATGGCACGGTGTTGCTATCTACCGTGGCAGCACAGTTCCCCGGAGCGTGCGGCCTGCGCTACCGGAGTCCTGTTTCTCAGTGCATGCGTGGTGTCCGCTTGGTTGAAGGCATTCTGCACGCCCCTGAGAATGACTGGGGAAATCTGGTCTACGTCGTCAATTATCCTAAAG ATAACAAAAGGAAGATGGACGAGGTCGATGCCGCATCTGCTGTTAAGATAAAGAGGGGTGTCCAGAAGACCTCAGACTTGATTGTCCTTGGTTTGCCCTGGAAGACGTCGGAACAAGACCTTAAGGACTACTTTAGCACCTTTGGAGAAGTCATTATGGTGCAG GTTAAGAGAGACGTGAAGACCGGGAATTCCAAAGGGTTTGGCTTCGTACGGTTTACAGACTACGAAACTCAAGTGAAAGTCATGTCACAGCGCCACATGATTGACGGCAGGTGGTGCGACTGTAAACTTCCCAACTCTAAG CAAGGTCCAGATGAGCCAATGAGAAGCAGAAAGGTGTTCGTTGGCCGGTGCACAGAAGACATGTCCGCAGAAGAACTGCGGCAGTTCTTCATGCAGTACGGGGAAGTCACAGACGTCTTCATCCCCAAGCCCTTCCGGGCTTTCGCCTTCGTCACCTTTGCAGAtgaccag GTTGCCCAGTCCCTGTGCGGAGAGGACCTGATCATTAAGGGCGTCAGCGTGCACATCTCCAACGCAGAGCCTAAGCACAATAATA TTCATCACCTCTTTTCCAATTTCCCGGGAAGGAGCCCTTCGTTGGCAGCAATGTTCGAGCAAGCTCAGTTTCAGTTCCCTTCTCCCCATGTGTAA
- the tardbpl gene encoding TAR DNA binding protein, like isoform X1: MAELYIRVAEDENEEPMEIPSEDDGTVLLSTVAAQFPGACGLRYRSPVSQCMRGVRLVEGILHAPENDWGNLVYVVNYPKDNKRKMDEVDAASAVKIKRGVQKTSDLIVLGLPWKTSEQDLKDYFSTFGEVIMVQVKRDVKTGNSKGFGFVRFTDYETQVKVMSQRHMIDGRWCDCKLPNSKQGPDEPMRSRKVFVGRCTEDMSAEELRQFFMQYGEVTDVFIPKPFRAFAFVTFADDQVAQSLCGEDLIIKGVSVHISNAEPKHNNSRQMMERGGRFGAGGFGAGGFGSSRGGLGNSGNNNMGSGVNFGALSLNPAMMAAAQAALQSSWGMMGMLASQQGQTTTSTTAASGQTSAIREQSQALSSTNNNNYGSTTAASLGWGAGSNSGTTSGFSSGFGSSMESKSSGWGM; the protein is encoded by the exons ATGGCAGAATTATACATTCGTGTCGCGGAAGATGAAAATGAGGAGCCAATGGAGATCCCATCTGAGGACGATGGCACGGTGTTGCTATCTACCGTGGCAGCACAGTTCCCCGGAGCGTGCGGCCTGCGCTACCGGAGTCCTGTTTCTCAGTGCATGCGTGGTGTCCGCTTGGTTGAAGGCATTCTGCACGCCCCTGAGAATGACTGGGGAAATCTGGTCTACGTCGTCAATTATCCTAAAG ATAACAAAAGGAAGATGGACGAGGTCGATGCCGCATCTGCTGTTAAGATAAAGAGGGGTGTCCAGAAGACCTCAGACTTGATTGTCCTTGGTTTGCCCTGGAAGACGTCGGAACAAGACCTTAAGGACTACTTTAGCACCTTTGGAGAAGTCATTATGGTGCAG GTTAAGAGAGACGTGAAGACCGGGAATTCCAAAGGGTTTGGCTTCGTACGGTTTACAGACTACGAAACTCAAGTGAAAGTCATGTCACAGCGCCACATGATTGACGGCAGGTGGTGCGACTGTAAACTTCCCAACTCTAAG CAAGGTCCAGATGAGCCAATGAGAAGCAGAAAGGTGTTCGTTGGCCGGTGCACAGAAGACATGTCCGCAGAAGAACTGCGGCAGTTCTTCATGCAGTACGGGGAAGTCACAGACGTCTTCATCCCCAAGCCCTTCCGGGCTTTCGCCTTCGTCACCTTTGCAGAtgaccag GTTGCCCAGTCCCTGTGCGGAGAGGACCTGATCATTAAGGGCGTCAGCGTGCACATCTCCAACGCAGAGCCTAAGCACAATAATAGTAGGCAAATGATGGAGCGTGGGGGGCGCTTTGGGGCGGGAGGGTTCGGGGCCGGGGGTTTTGGGAGTAGTCGCGGGGGGCTTGGGAATAGTGGTAACAACAACATGGGGAGCGGGGTGAATTTCGGGGCCCTTAGCTTAAACCCGGCGATGATGGCAGCCGCTCAGGCCGCCCTGCAGAGTAGCTGGGGCATGATGGGTATGCTGGCTAGCCAGCAAGGGCAGACAACCACTTCTACCACTGCTGCCTCTGGTCAGACCAGCGCCATACGCGAGCAGAGCCAGGCCCTTAGCTctaccaacaacaacaactacggcAGTACCACAGCGGCcagtttggggtggggcgcgGGTTCCAATTCGGGGACCACTAGCGGGTTCAGTTCGGGATTTGGCTCCAGCATGGAGTCCAAATCTTCTGGCTGGGGGATGTAG